Proteins encoded within one genomic window of Sphingosinicella ginsenosidimutans:
- the acs gene encoding acetate--CoA ligase, whose protein sequence is MAERIPVPAAREGTHCTAAQYEELYRRSIDDPDGFWAEEARRLDWFTAPTRIADWSYDPVAIRWFEDGVLNLCHNCVDRHLPERADDVAILWEGDEPGNVRTLTFRELHAEVVRMANALKQLGASKGDRITLYFPMIPEAAIAMLACARIGAIHSVVFGGFSPEALHGRIVDCASRFVITCDGGMRGGKLVPLKANVDAALAEGTPVEAVIVVCHLGNEIAFNPATDHWYHEMADLDGDCPCASMNAEDPLFILYTSGSTGKPKGVLHTTGGYAVWAATTFHYVFDYRPGELFWCTADVGWVTGHTYVVYGPLANGATTLMFEGVPNYPDSSRFWDMVERHKVDIFYTAPTAIRALMREGDGPVKKHDRSSIRLLGTVGEPINPEAWLWYWRVVGDERCPIVDTWWQTETAGIMITTLPGAHDMKPGSAGLPFFGVVPELVDADGQVLEGAASGNLCLARSWPGQMRTVYGDHERFAQTYFSAYRGKYFTGDGCRRDEDGYYWITGRVDDVLNVAGHRLGTAEVESALVSHPKVAEAAVVGYPHDIKGQGIYAYVTLVVDAEPDAALEQELRQHVRTEISPIATPDIIHFTPALPKTRSGKIMRRILRKIAENEFGSLGDTSTLADPSLVDALIEGRRNR, encoded by the coding sequence ATGGCCGAGCGCATCCCCGTCCCCGCCGCCCGCGAGGGCACGCACTGCACCGCCGCGCAATATGAGGAGCTGTACCGGCGATCGATCGACGATCCCGACGGCTTCTGGGCCGAGGAGGCGCGGCGGCTGGACTGGTTCACGGCGCCGACCAGGATCGCCGACTGGTCCTACGACCCCGTGGCGATCAGATGGTTCGAGGACGGGGTCCTGAACCTGTGCCACAATTGCGTCGACCGCCACCTCCCCGAGCGCGCCGACGATGTCGCGATCCTGTGGGAAGGCGACGAGCCGGGCAATGTGCGAACGCTGACCTTCCGTGAGCTTCATGCCGAGGTCGTCCGCATGGCGAACGCGCTGAAGCAGCTCGGCGCGTCGAAGGGCGATCGGATCACCCTCTATTTCCCGATGATCCCGGAAGCGGCGATCGCGATGCTCGCCTGCGCGCGGATCGGCGCGATCCACAGCGTCGTCTTCGGCGGCTTTTCCCCCGAAGCGCTGCACGGCCGCATCGTCGATTGCGCCAGCCGTTTCGTCATCACCTGCGACGGCGGGATGCGCGGCGGCAAGCTGGTGCCATTGAAGGCGAATGTCGACGCCGCGCTCGCCGAAGGCACGCCGGTCGAGGCGGTGATCGTCGTCTGCCATCTCGGCAACGAGATCGCCTTCAACCCCGCGACCGACCATTGGTATCACGAAATGGCGGACCTTGACGGCGATTGCCCCTGCGCGTCGATGAATGCCGAGGATCCGCTGTTCATCCTCTACACGTCGGGATCGACCGGCAAGCCCAAGGGGGTGCTGCACACGACCGGCGGCTATGCGGTTTGGGCCGCGACCACCTTCCACTATGTCTTCGATTACCGGCCGGGCGAACTCTTCTGGTGCACCGCCGACGTCGGCTGGGTGACCGGGCACACTTATGTCGTCTATGGCCCGCTCGCCAACGGCGCGACCACGCTCATGTTCGAAGGCGTGCCCAATTATCCCGACAGCAGCCGCTTCTGGGACATGGTGGAACGGCACAAGGTCGACATCTTCTACACCGCGCCCACGGCGATCCGCGCGCTGATGCGCGAAGGCGACGGGCCGGTGAAGAAGCATGATCGCTCGTCGATCCGCCTGCTCGGCACCGTCGGCGAGCCGATCAACCCCGAGGCATGGCTGTGGTACTGGCGCGTCGTCGGCGACGAGCGCTGCCCGATCGTCGACACCTGGTGGCAGACCGAGACGGCTGGGATCATGATCACGACCCTCCCCGGCGCGCACGACATGAAGCCGGGATCGGCGGGCCTTCCCTTCTTCGGCGTGGTGCCGGAGCTGGTCGATGCCGACGGCCAGGTGCTTGAGGGCGCGGCCTCCGGCAATCTCTGTCTCGCCCGCTCCTGGCCGGGGCAGATGCGGACGGTCTATGGCGATCACGAGCGCTTCGCCCAGACCTATTTCAGCGCCTACCGCGGCAAATATTTCACCGGCGACGGCTGCCGCCGCGACGAGGACGGCTATTACTGGATCACGGGCCGGGTGGACGATGTGCTCAACGTCGCCGGCCACCGGCTCGGCACGGCCGAGGTGGAAAGCGCGCTGGTCAGCCATCCCAAGGTCGCCGAGGCGGCGGTGGTCGGCTATCCGCACGACATCAAGGGCCAGGGCATTTACGCCTATGTGACGCTGGTCGTCGACGCCGAGCCGGACGCGGCGCTCGAACAGGAGTTGCGCCAGCATGTCCGAACCGAGATCAGCCCGATCGCGACTCCCGACATCATCCATTTCACGCCCGCGCTTCCGAAGACCCGATCGGGCAAGATCATGCGCCGCATCCTCAGGAAGATCGCCGAGAACGAGTTCGGATCATTGGGCGACACCTCGACCCTCGCCGACCCGAGCCTGGTCGACGCGCTGATCGAGGGGCGGCGGAATCGCTGA